A window from Pleuronectes platessa chromosome 6, fPlePla1.1, whole genome shotgun sequence encodes these proteins:
- the LOC128443010 gene encoding sodium-coupled neutral amino acid transporter 3 isoform X2, with product MSVFNLSNSIMGSGILGLAFAMSNTGIILFLILLMSIAILSAYSIHLLLKCAGVVGIRAYEQLGNRAFGSVGKIVAGCIITIHNIGAMSSYLFIVKSELPLVIQAFLGTNVNTGEWFMNGNYLIIIVSISIILPLALMKQLGYLGYTSGLSLTCMVFFLISVIYKKFNIDCPLEEEDHPNMTVFSDDHAAMNETGDFCEAKMFTVNSQTAYTIPILAFAFVCHPEVLPIYTELRDATKKRMQGVANISILAMFVMYLMTALFGYLTFYGAVESELLHTYSRLGFKDVLILCVRLAVLVAVTLTVPVVLFPIRRALLQILFPDKPFHWARHIAIAFCLIFLVNLLVIFVPSIRDIFGIIGATSAPTLIFILPGIFYVRIIPEDQEPLLSRPKIQAACFAALGFVFMIMSLSFIITDWVTGESRSGGGH from the exons ATGTCCGTCTTTAATCTCAGTAACTCCATAATGGGCAGTGGAATTCTCGGATTGGCTTTTGCAATGTCCAACACTGGAATCATTCTTTTTTT AATCCTGTTGATGTCCATTGCCATTCTGTCTGCGTATTCAatccatctcctgctgaaatGTGCTGGAGTTGTCG GGATCCGGGCGTATGAACAGCTGGGGAATCGGGCGTTTGGCTCCGTGGGAAAAATAGTGGCTGGGTGCATTATTACAATACACAACATCGGAG CAATGTCCAGCTATCTCTTCATCGTCAAGTCTGAGCTCCCTCTGGTTATTCAAGCTTTTCTTGGAACTAATGTAAACACCGG AGAGTGGTTCATGAATGGAAACTACCTGATCATCATTGTTAGCATTTCCATCATTCTTCCTCTAGCACTCATGAAACAACTCG GTTACCTGGGCTACACCAGTGGCCTCTCCCTCACTTGCATGGTGTTTTTCCTCATTTCG GTTATCTACAAGAAATTCAATATTGATTGtccactggaggaggaggatcatcCTAATATGACTGTTTTTAGTGACGACCACGCTGCCATGAATGAGACGGGCGACTTCTGTGAAGCCAAGATGTTTACCGTCAACTCACAG aCCGCGTACACAATCCCAATCCTGGCCTTCGCTTTTGTCTGTCACCCCGAGGTGTTACCGATCTACACCGAGCTGCGAGA TGCCACCAAGAAACGTATGCAGGGTGTCGCCAACATTTCCATCTTGGCCATGTTTGTCATGTACCTAATGACGGCTCTTTTCGGTTACCTCACCTTCTATG gtgcTGTGGAGTCCGAGCTGCTCCACACCTACAGTCGCTTGGGCTTCAAGGACGTCCTGATCCTCTGCGTGCGTCTGGCGGTGCTCGTGGCCGTCACGCTCACCGTCCCCGTGGTTCTGTTTCCG ATCCGCAGGGCTCTGCTCCAGATCTTGTTCCCTGACAAGCCCTTCCACTGGGCCAGACACATAGCCATCGCCTTCTGTCTCATCTTCCTGGTCAACCTGCTCGTTATCTTCGTGCCCTCTATCCGCGACATCTTTGGCATCATCG GAGCCACATCTGCCCccaccctcatcttcatcctacCTGGAATCTTCTATGTCCGGATTATTCCTGAAGACCAGGAGCCTTTACTGTCCAGACCTAAGATTCAG GCTGCATGCTTCGCTGCCCTGGGATTCGTCTTCATGATCATGAGTTTGTCGTTCATCATCACCGACTGGGTGACTGGGGAGTCCAGAAGCGGGGGTGGACACTAG
- the LOC128443010 gene encoding sodium-coupled neutral amino acid transporter 3 isoform X1: MELQKMNGHSKDEGFDGLDVMAEHEEFLPNKTGAKKEMHFTDFEGKTSFGMSVFNLSNSIMGSGILGLAFAMSNTGIILFLILLMSIAILSAYSIHLLLKCAGVVGIRAYEQLGNRAFGSVGKIVAGCIITIHNIGAMSSYLFIVKSELPLVIQAFLGTNVNTGEWFMNGNYLIIIVSISIILPLALMKQLGYLGYTSGLSLTCMVFFLISVIYKKFNIDCPLEEEDHPNMTVFSDDHAAMNETGDFCEAKMFTVNSQTAYTIPILAFAFVCHPEVLPIYTELRDATKKRMQGVANISILAMFVMYLMTALFGYLTFYGAVESELLHTYSRLGFKDVLILCVRLAVLVAVTLTVPVVLFPIRRALLQILFPDKPFHWARHIAIAFCLIFLVNLLVIFVPSIRDIFGIIGATSAPTLIFILPGIFYVRIIPEDQEPLLSRPKIQAACFAALGFVFMIMSLSFIITDWVTGESRSGGGH; this comes from the exons atggagctccagaaGATGAATGGACACAGCAAGGATGAAGG GTTTGATGGGCTGGACGTCATGGCTGAACACGAGGAGTTTCTCCCAAATAAAACTGGTGCTAAGAAAGAAATGCACTTTACAGAT TTCGAGGGAAAGACTTCATTCGGCATGTCCGTCTTTAATCTCAGTAACTCCATAATGGGCAGTGGAATTCTCGGATTGGCTTTTGCAATGTCCAACACTGGAATCATTCTTTTTTT AATCCTGTTGATGTCCATTGCCATTCTGTCTGCGTATTCAatccatctcctgctgaaatGTGCTGGAGTTGTCG GGATCCGGGCGTATGAACAGCTGGGGAATCGGGCGTTTGGCTCCGTGGGAAAAATAGTGGCTGGGTGCATTATTACAATACACAACATCGGAG CAATGTCCAGCTATCTCTTCATCGTCAAGTCTGAGCTCCCTCTGGTTATTCAAGCTTTTCTTGGAACTAATGTAAACACCGG AGAGTGGTTCATGAATGGAAACTACCTGATCATCATTGTTAGCATTTCCATCATTCTTCCTCTAGCACTCATGAAACAACTCG GTTACCTGGGCTACACCAGTGGCCTCTCCCTCACTTGCATGGTGTTTTTCCTCATTTCG GTTATCTACAAGAAATTCAATATTGATTGtccactggaggaggaggatcatcCTAATATGACTGTTTTTAGTGACGACCACGCTGCCATGAATGAGACGGGCGACTTCTGTGAAGCCAAGATGTTTACCGTCAACTCACAG aCCGCGTACACAATCCCAATCCTGGCCTTCGCTTTTGTCTGTCACCCCGAGGTGTTACCGATCTACACCGAGCTGCGAGA TGCCACCAAGAAACGTATGCAGGGTGTCGCCAACATTTCCATCTTGGCCATGTTTGTCATGTACCTAATGACGGCTCTTTTCGGTTACCTCACCTTCTATG gtgcTGTGGAGTCCGAGCTGCTCCACACCTACAGTCGCTTGGGCTTCAAGGACGTCCTGATCCTCTGCGTGCGTCTGGCGGTGCTCGTGGCCGTCACGCTCACCGTCCCCGTGGTTCTGTTTCCG ATCCGCAGGGCTCTGCTCCAGATCTTGTTCCCTGACAAGCCCTTCCACTGGGCCAGACACATAGCCATCGCCTTCTGTCTCATCTTCCTGGTCAACCTGCTCGTTATCTTCGTGCCCTCTATCCGCGACATCTTTGGCATCATCG GAGCCACATCTGCCCccaccctcatcttcatcctacCTGGAATCTTCTATGTCCGGATTATTCCTGAAGACCAGGAGCCTTTACTGTCCAGACCTAAGATTCAG GCTGCATGCTTCGCTGCCCTGGGATTCGTCTTCATGATCATGAGTTTGTCGTTCATCATCACCGACTGGGTGACTGGGGAGTCCAGAAGCGGGGGTGGACACTAG